The following proteins are co-located in the Doryrhamphus excisus isolate RoL2022-K1 chromosome 15, RoL_Dexc_1.0, whole genome shotgun sequence genome:
- the dcaf7 gene encoding DDB1- and CUL4-associated factor 7: MSLHGKRKEIYKYEAPWTVYAMNWSVRPDKRFRLALGSFVEEYNNKVQLVGLEEESSEFVCRNTFDHPYPTTKIMWIPDTKGVYPDLLATSGDYLRIWRVSDTETRLECLLNNNKNSDFCAPLTSFDWNEVDPNLLGTSSIDTTCTIWGLETGQVLGRVNLVSGHVKTQLIAHDKEVYDIAFSRAGGGRDMFASVGADGSVRMFDLRHLEHSTIIYEDPQHHPLLRLCWNKQDPNYLATMAMDGMEVVILDVRVPCTPVARLNNHRACVNGIAWAPHSSCHICTAADDHQALIWDIQQMPRAIEDPILAYTAEGEINNVQWASTQPDWIAICYNNCLEILRV, encoded by the exons ATGTCGCTGCACGGCAAGAGAAAAGAGATCTACAAATACGAGGCGCCATGGACGGTCTATGCCATGAACTGGAGCGTGCGGCCGGACAAACGCTTCCGTTTGGCACTGGGGAGCTTTGTGGAGGAATACAACaacaag GTCCAGCTGGTGGGTTTGGAAGAGGAGAGCTCCGAGTTTGTCTGCAGGAACACTTTCGATCACCCGTACCCCACCACCAAAATCATGTGGATCCCGGACACCAAGGGGGTCTACCCGGACCTGCTGGCCACCAGTGGGGACTACCTGCGCATCTGGAGG GTCAGCGACACAGAAACGCGCCTTGAATGTTtgctcaacaacaacaagaactcGGACTTCTGCGCTCCCCTCACGTCCTTCGACTGGAACGAGGTGGATCCAAACCTGCTAG GCACATCCAGCATTGACACCACCTGCACCATCTGGGGCCTGGAGACGGGCCAGGTGCTGGGGCGGGTCAACCTGGTGTCGGGCCACGTGAAGACGCAGCTGATTGCTCACGACAAAGAG GTGTATGACATCGCGTTTAGCCGAGCGGGGGGCGGCCGGGACATGTTCGCCTCGGTGGGGGCCGACGGTTCCGTGCGCATGTTTGACCTGCGGCACCTGGAACACAGCACCATCATTTACGAAGACCCCCAACACCACCCGCTGCTGCGCCTCTGCTGGAACAAGCAGGACCCCAACTACCTGGCTACGATGGCCATGGACGGCATGGAG GTGGTGATCCTGGACGTCCGCGTGCCCTGCACGCCGGTGGCCCGCCTGAACAACCACCGCGCCTGCGTCAACGGCATCGCCTGGGCACCGCACTCCTCGTGTCACATTTGCACCGCAG CCGACGACCACCAGGCTCTTATCTGGGACATCCAGCAGATGCCCCGCGCCATCGAGGACCCCATCCTGGCCTACACGGCGGAAGGGGAGATCAACAACGTGCAGTGGGCGTCCACGCAGCCCGACTGGATCGCCATCTGCTACAACAACTGCTTGGAGATCCTGCGCGTGTAA